The Saccharopolyspora gloriosae genome window below encodes:
- a CDS encoding GDP-mannose 4,6-dehydratase produces MSRRALITGITGQDGSYLAEHLLAQGYQVWGLNRGQANPRKSRVSRLASDLSFVDGDLMDQGSLVSAVDLVQPHEVYNLGAISFVPMSWQQAELVTEVNGMGVLRMLEAIRIVSGLHGSSAAGSDGIRFYQASSSEMFGKVAETPQSETTTFHPRSPYGVAKTYGHYITQNYRESYGVWGVSGILFNHESPRRGAEFVTRKISLAVAQIKLGLQDKLYLGNLDAVRDWGFAGDYVRAMHLMLQQEQPADYVVGTGRMHSVRDAVRIAFEAADLNWEDYVAIDPTLVRPAEVETLCADSSHARRELGWEPKVDFTELMTMMVESDIRQASRERDYAEVLSAASW; encoded by the coding sequence ATGTCCAGGCGAGCGCTGATCACCGGGATCACCGGGCAGGACGGCTCCTATCTGGCCGAGCACCTGCTCGCCCAGGGATACCAGGTGTGGGGCCTGAACCGAGGTCAGGCGAACCCCCGCAAGTCCCGCGTCAGCAGGCTGGCGTCCGATCTGTCCTTCGTGGACGGTGACCTGATGGACCAGGGCAGCCTGGTCTCGGCGGTGGACCTGGTCCAGCCGCACGAGGTCTACAACCTGGGCGCCATCTCGTTCGTGCCGATGTCCTGGCAGCAGGCCGAGCTGGTCACCGAGGTCAACGGCATGGGCGTGCTGCGCATGCTGGAGGCGATCCGCATCGTCAGCGGCCTGCACGGTTCCAGCGCCGCCGGGTCGGACGGCATCCGCTTCTACCAGGCGTCGTCCTCGGAGATGTTCGGCAAGGTCGCCGAGACGCCGCAGAGCGAGACCACCACGTTCCACCCGCGCAGCCCGTACGGCGTGGCGAAGACCTACGGGCACTACATCACCCAGAACTACCGGGAGTCCTACGGCGTGTGGGGCGTGTCCGGCATCCTGTTCAACCACGAATCCCCGCGCCGTGGCGCGGAATTCGTCACCCGCAAGATCTCGCTGGCCGTGGCGCAGATCAAGCTGGGGCTGCAGGACAAGCTGTACCTGGGCAACCTGGACGCGGTCCGGGACTGGGGTTTCGCCGGCGACTACGTGCGCGCGATGCACCTGATGCTGCAGCAGGAGCAGCCCGCGGACTACGTGGTGGGCACCGGGCGGATGCACTCGGTGCGCGACGCGGTGCGGATCGCGTTCGAGGCGGCCGACCTGAACTGGGAGGACTACGTCGCGATCGATCCGACGCTGGTGCGCCCGGCGGAGGTGGAGACGCTGTGCGCAGATTCCTCCCACGCCCGCCGCGAACTCGGCTGGGAACCGAAGGTGGACTTCACCGAGCTGATGACGATGATGGTCGAGTCCGACATCCGCCAGGCCTCCCGCGAACGCGACTACGCCGAAGTCCTTTCCGCCGCGAGCTGGTGA